From the genome of Apodemus sylvaticus chromosome 3, mApoSyl1.1, whole genome shotgun sequence, one region includes:
- the LOC127679976 gene encoding interferon alpha-1-like, producing MVRLCAFLMILAVMSYWSTYSLGCDLPQTHNLRNKRTLALLVQMRRLSLLSCLKGRKDFGFPLKKVDAQQMQKAQAIPALSELTQQVLNLFTSKDSSAVWDATLLDSLCNDLHQQFNDLQSCLMQQVGVQELPLTQEDSLLAVRKYFHRITVYLREKKHSPCAWEVVRAEVWRALSSSANFLARLSEEE from the coding sequence ATGGTTAGGCTCTGTGCTTTCCTGATGATCCTGGCAGTAATGAGCTACTGGTCAACCTACTCTCTGGGATGTGACCTGCCTCAGACTCATAACCTCAGGAACAAGAGAACCTTGGCACTCCTGGTACAAATGAGGAgactttcccttctttcttgcCTGAAGGGCAGGAAGGACTTTGGATTCCCCCTGAAGAAGGTGGATGCCCAGCAGATGCAGAAGGCTCAAGCCATCCCTGCCCTGAGTGAGCTGACCCAGCAGGTCCTGAACCTCTTCACATCAAAGGACTCATCTGCGGTCTGGGATGCAACCCTCCTAGACTCACTCTGCAATGACCTCCACCAGCAGTTCAATGACCTGCAATCCTGCCTGATGCAGCAGGTGGGGGTGCAGGAACTTCCCCTGACCCAGGAAGACTCCCTACTGGCTGTGAGGAAATACTTCCACAGGATCACTGTGTacctgagagagaagaaacacagtCCCTGTGCCTGGGAGGTGGTCAGAGCAGAAGTCTGGAGAGCCCTGTCTTCCTCAGCCAACTTTCTGGCAAGACTGAGTGAGGAGGAGTGA